A genomic window from Archocentrus centrarchus isolate MPI-CPG fArcCen1 chromosome 2, fArcCen1, whole genome shotgun sequence includes:
- the LOC115791231 gene encoding protein NLRC5-like: MACASQSALDYVQSARDHLVRTLEGLAEIVENLKQKGVFSEEEVSKIKTEGDDFDKTGIIVDSVIKKGEEACYEFLRIIDITRKKSGERPPSFLENAELPSSPCNTFDLNYWISCFSFKEDVNMDVTYSQDPEPCHRYQLKLKSKAQKISERSWTQSKAVVFNKQSSLSYTSLVLDTQGQASPSKIKKSKIKKSRKLRPKKLKTYIPENKPGTSPDELLKSYEKNILLVGKPGVGKTAVVHQMLKLWSEKDKDLDYMFYFDMRETATITEVHKLEDLLFGVFSEPDEGKDEVLEDIKNNADSVTIIFDGVTHVPSTSVVFKLIQKTLLREAKIIITCRPEDESADFLLDWDCLRVEVRGFSEQGIREYLSRNLSEEHLNQVLCNLELFTLCHVPMYALMVAACFSFEGSDVSPHPCTVTEIYLNILHICIQRNVCKTSENERRVSSAMLSLAEAAFRATEEKNVNLKSLPQLDSCVHLSFLNMFLIQVGPTVRKPLCAFLHYTVQEFFAVLWVLKDPERTRGVLQQCLTEDTKHMKHLVPFLCGLLNEKNTDLLESLIPSQQLRDTSGWFFKDLVNTFVDRSEDCEIDLVFLCQCLYESQSAEACLCLLDKLDYCVDLSGEALDPQHCCAVSYVISQSEERKIQLNLEDATVPTQGMRSLLGCLNKLQRSDSLTQQLWTLCLLSEGEVDYRSLLCFDKNQLHLPVNSKMQLYDRAVKVLQKSVEKVEVCLHWDWRVCQHVNEVLLQCLPNIHSVRFCRSTVNLSDQTEFLMNLFIGAAEREQQTGEKMLNMLSSVCSVLPCEGL, from the exons ATGGCTTGTGCATCTCAGTCAGCTTTGGATTATGTCCAGAGTGCCAGAGACCACCTGGTGAGAACATTAGAGGGGCTTGCAGAGATCGTGGAGAACCTGAAGCAGAAAGGAGTTTTCTCAGAGGAAGAAGTCAGTAAAATAAAGACAGAGGGTGATGACTTTGACAAAACTGGAATAATTGTGGACTCTGTCATAAAAAAGGGGGAGGAAGCTTGCTATGAGTTTCTCAGGATTATTGACATAACAAGGAAGAAGTCTGGAGAGAGACCGCCATCTTTTCTAGAAAATGCAGAGTTACCTTCCTCTCCCTGCAACACCTTTGACCTCAACTACTGGATCAGCTGCTTTTCCTTCAAGGAGGACGTGAACATGGATGTAACATACTCACAAG ACCCTGAACCGTGCCACAGATATCAGCTAAAGTTGAAATCTAAAGCTCAGAAGATTTCAGAAAGATCATGGACCCAAAGCAAAGCAGTTGTGTTCAACAAGCAGAGCTCCTTGTCCTACACTTCACTTGTGTTAGACACACAAGGACAGGCGTCACCatccaaaataaaaaagtcaaaGATCAAGAAAAGCAGGAAGCTTCGTCCTAAAAAACTAAAGACCTACATACCTGAGAACAAACCAGGAACTTCCCCTGATGAACTTCTGAAATCATATGAGAAAAACATCCTTTTAGTTGGCAAACCTGGAGTTGGGAAGACGGCTGTGGTCCATCAGATGTTGAAGCTCTGGTCAGAAAAAGATAAGGATCTAGATTACATGTTCTACTTTGACATGAGAGAAACAGCCACCATCACAGAGGTCCACAAACTGGAGGATCTTCTCTTTGGTGTGTTCAGTGAACCAGATGAAGGCAAAGACGAGGTTTTAGAGGACATAAAGAATAATGCTGACAGTGTTACTATCATTTTTGATGGAGTCACACATGTGCCCTCTACATCTGTGGTGTTTAAGCTCATTCAGAAGACCCTTCTACGTGAAGCAAAGATCATCATCACCTGCAGACCAGAGGACGAGTCAGCAGACTTCCTGTTAGATTGGGATTGTCTCAGAGTGGAAGTgagaggcttcagtgaacagggCATCAGAGAATATTTATCCAGGAATCTGAGTGAGGAACACTTGAACCAAGTTTTGTGTAACTTGGAGTTATTCACTCTTTGCCACGTCCCCATGTACGCTCTGATGGTGGCTGCCTGCTTCAGCTTTGAGGGCTCAGATGTCTCTCCACATCCCTGCACAGTTACAGAAATATACCTCAATATCCTCCATATCTGCATTCAGAGAAATGTTTGCAAGACATCAGAAAATGAAAGACGTGTAAGCAGTGCAATGCTGTCTTTAGCTGAGGCTGCTTTTCGtgcaacagaagaaaaaaatgtaaacttaaAATCTCTGCCACAGCTGGACAGCTGTGTTCATTTGTCCTTTTTGAACATGTTTCTAATTCAGGTCGGTCCAACTGTAAGGAAACCCTTGTGTGCCTTTCTCCACTACACAGTTCAGGAGTTTTTTGCAGTGCTGTGGGTCTTGAAGGATCCAGAAAGGACCAGAGGTGTTCTCCAACAGTGTCTCACTGAGGACACGAAACACATGAAACATTTGGTCCCTTTCTTGTGTGGACTGTTGAATGAGAAGAACACTGATTTGTTAGAAAGTCTGATTCCTTCtcagcagctcagagacacatctGGCTGGTTCTTCAAAGACTTGGTGAACACCTTTGTAGATCGTAGTGAGGACTGTGAAATCGACCTGGTGTTCCTATGTCAGTGCCTCTATGAGTCTCAGTCTGCTGAAgcctgtctctgtctcctgGACAAACTGGATTACTGTGTTGATCTGAGTGGGGAGGCTCTCGATCCTCAGCACTGCTGTGCTGTGTCCTATGTAATCAGCCAGAGTGAGGAGAGGAAAATACAGCTGAACCTGGAGGATGCAACAGTGCCAACACAAGGAATGAGATCACTCCTGGGATGTCTCAACAAACTACAAAG GAGTGACTCGTTGACACAGCAGCTGTGGACCCTTTGCCTCCTCAGTGAGGGGGAGGTGGATTACAGGAGTTTACTTTGCTTTGATAAGAATCAGCTGCACCTTCCAGTCAACAGTAAAATGCAGCTCTATGACCGAGCTGTAAAGGTCCTGCAGAAGAGTGTTGAAAAGGTTGAAGTCTGTCTTCACTGGGACTGGAGAGTCTGTCAACATGTGAACGAGGTCCTGTTACAGTGTTTACCCAACATCCACTCAGTCAG